One window from the genome of Pseudomonas fluorescens encodes:
- a CDS encoding MFS transporter translates to MSQSIQGDPHSKRQSKKAAASGWIGSALEYYDFFIYATAAALLFPQLFFPSDNPTVGIIISLASFGVGYIARPIGAVVLGHMGDRHGRKTVLVYCMFLMGASTMCIGLLPTYAQIGIWAPALLILLRLIQGFAVAGEVSCASSMTLEHAPDGRRGYFASFTLQGVQAGQLLAAAVFLPLAQFMPADQFASWGWRIPFLLSAVVLVMGWIIRRQVHEAPIFTEAQTQTEPRKLPVIEVLTQSWGDLLRVICMALSAVLAIVASVFGATYAVQPAYGIGFPSGLFMWIPVLGNICAVILIPFVGKLSDRIGRKPPVIVGVLCGGILSFGYLYAISIHNMWLSLVLSLLMWGVAYQGFNGVFPSLFPELFRTRVRVTGMAIGQNIGVACTAFLPALFVSVAPPGSDNIPLKIGALTFGICLISAIAAITTRETFRIRLKDLGDPNAVPMSEEEYEQVREKSNPKSNANASDQAFKKSAPVMRS, encoded by the coding sequence ATGAGCCAAAGCATTCAAGGCGATCCACACTCCAAGCGTCAGTCTAAAAAGGCCGCAGCGAGCGGCTGGATAGGCTCGGCGCTGGAGTATTACGACTTTTTTATCTATGCCACCGCGGCAGCGCTACTTTTCCCACAGCTGTTCTTTCCGTCAGACAACCCAACGGTTGGGATCATCATTTCGCTGGCCAGCTTCGGCGTTGGTTATATTGCCCGACCGATAGGCGCTGTGGTCTTAGGGCACATGGGCGACCGACACGGGCGCAAGACGGTGCTCGTCTACTGCATGTTCCTGATGGGCGCGTCGACGATGTGCATCGGTCTGCTTCCTACCTATGCACAGATTGGTATCTGGGCTCCTGCCCTATTGATACTGTTGCGCCTGATTCAAGGTTTTGCGGTCGCGGGTGAAGTGTCTTGCGCCAGTTCCATGACCCTGGAACATGCGCCTGATGGGCGTCGCGGTTACTTCGCAAGTTTTACCCTTCAAGGCGTCCAAGCCGGGCAACTGCTAGCCGCCGCGGTTTTCCTGCCTCTTGCCCAGTTCATGCCAGCCGATCAGTTTGCTTCGTGGGGCTGGCGGATTCCATTCCTGCTCAGCGCAGTGGTGCTCGTCATGGGGTGGATCATCCGGCGTCAGGTTCATGAGGCTCCGATCTTCACTGAGGCGCAGACACAGACCGAGCCCCGTAAACTACCTGTGATCGAAGTGCTCACGCAGAGTTGGGGCGATCTGCTACGTGTCATCTGCATGGCGCTCTCCGCGGTACTTGCAATCGTCGCCTCTGTATTCGGTGCGACCTACGCAGTGCAGCCCGCCTACGGCATTGGATTTCCTTCTGGCTTATTCATGTGGATACCAGTGCTAGGCAATATATGCGCAGTTATCCTCATTCCCTTCGTTGGTAAGCTCTCCGATAGAATTGGCCGCAAGCCTCCGGTGATTGTTGGCGTTCTATGCGGCGGCATATTGTCATTTGGCTACCTCTATGCGATCAGCATTCACAATATGTGGCTTTCGCTGGTTCTATCGCTGCTCATGTGGGGTGTGGCTTACCAGGGCTTTAATGGTGTGTTCCCGAGTTTGTTTCCGGAACTGTTCCGTACACGGGTACGTGTTACCGGCATGGCCATTGGACAGAACATAGGCGTGGCATGCACAGCGTTTCTGCCGGCCCTTTTCGTATCTGTTGCGCCTCCCGGTAGCGATAATATCCCTCTAAAAATCGGGGCATTGACTTTTGGCATCTGTTTAATCTCCGCTATCGCCGCTATTACTACCCGGGAAACCTTCCGGATTCGTCTGAAAGACCTCGGTGACCCCAATGCTGTCCCGATGTCAGAGGAGGAGTACGAACAGGTGCGGGAAAAATCCAATCCCAAGTCAAACGCCAATGCCTCCGATCAAGCATTCAAAAAATCAGCGCCGGTGATGCGCTCCTGA
- a CDS encoding shikimate dehydrogenase family protein: MHPRITGTTRIYGLIGDPLRSAKSPMLLNKLFAEAQADAVCIPLEIGTGDLVEFVKGVRAVRNLSGLLVTMPHKQSMLDIVDELHPTARQIGAINVVRCDNDGRWVGAVFDGLGCVAGMQRHGISLVGKSVLLIGAGGSGRAIAFAVAAAGARSLVISDLDPQRASDLVHRVAKEGPCAVYTGPADPAGHDIVINATPLGMNPDDPMPIDATRLDPATVVVDIITRSEPTALLLEAQSRGCQTLDGQPMHVGQALLALSFLGFEDIERRYSTEL; the protein is encoded by the coding sequence ATGCATCCACGCATCACAGGCACCACGCGTATATATGGATTGATCGGTGATCCACTCAGGAGCGCCAAGTCTCCAATGCTGTTGAATAAGTTGTTTGCCGAAGCACAGGCTGACGCCGTCTGCATTCCATTGGAGATAGGTACGGGGGACCTGGTTGAGTTTGTCAAAGGCGTGCGAGCCGTGCGCAACCTCTCTGGACTTCTGGTGACCATGCCGCACAAGCAGAGCATGCTGGACATCGTGGATGAGCTCCACCCTACTGCGCGCCAGATCGGCGCAATCAACGTCGTTCGTTGTGACAATGACGGGCGCTGGGTGGGCGCCGTATTCGACGGACTGGGCTGCGTAGCGGGCATGCAGCGCCACGGAATTTCCCTGGTGGGGAAATCTGTTCTGCTTATAGGCGCTGGCGGCTCGGGACGGGCAATCGCGTTTGCCGTTGCCGCTGCTGGCGCACGATCATTGGTCATTTCAGACCTGGATCCGCAGCGCGCCTCGGACCTTGTACACCGAGTTGCCAAAGAGGGTCCGTGCGCTGTGTATACAGGCCCAGCTGACCCAGCAGGTCATGACATCGTGATCAATGCCACCCCACTCGGCATGAACCCTGATGATCCAATGCCTATAGACGCAACGCGGCTGGACCCAGCGACGGTGGTGGTCGATATCATCACCAGGTCCGAGCCGACTGCCTTGCTGCTTGAGGCGCAATCGCGCGGCTGCCAAACCCTTGATGGCCAGCCGATGCACGTAGGCCAAGCCCTGCTGGCATTGAGTTTTCTAGGTTTCGAAGATATCGAGCGTCGCTACTCGACTGAATTGTAA
- a CDS encoding IclR family transcriptional regulator, producing MSHIGRYFNTLELLLSHPDGLALSEIGERTQVAMATAHRILSALRERGYVYQDEQDHYRLTLKIPSMGVNFISETGFARIMQPLLNELASETGEHVRLAAVAEDHLTWVLQATQNTRGLQYRRALDEKIIPHTTAAGKVWLSTMRDERAMRILAAWDIENSRDYAGPNARVSIRDIFDDIAQIRKDGHAVVREEGEVGVCVVAVAVFDTSRPDNSGPVATLSVAGPIARMREETLSAHIEHLKRSAIRVGECWSLWSSVSGDDSLPLR from the coding sequence TTGTCACACATTGGCCGCTACTTCAACACCTTGGAACTGCTGCTGTCCCACCCGGACGGTCTCGCCCTGTCTGAAATCGGCGAGCGAACCCAAGTTGCCATGGCCACGGCCCACCGCATATTGAGCGCGCTGCGAGAAAGAGGCTACGTTTACCAGGACGAACAGGATCATTACCGCCTGACGCTGAAAATCCCCAGCATGGGCGTGAACTTCATCTCTGAAACGGGCTTCGCCAGGATCATGCAACCCTTGCTCAACGAGCTGGCCAGCGAAACCGGCGAGCACGTCCGGTTGGCGGCAGTTGCAGAGGATCACCTGACCTGGGTGCTGCAAGCCACGCAAAACACCAGAGGGCTGCAGTACCGCCGAGCCCTGGATGAAAAAATCATTCCCCACACAACCGCGGCGGGCAAAGTATGGCTTTCCACTATGCGAGATGAGCGCGCCATGCGAATTCTCGCCGCCTGGGACATCGAGAACAGCCGAGACTACGCCGGGCCCAATGCGCGCGTTTCGATTCGCGACATCTTTGATGACATCGCTCAGATCCGCAAAGACGGACACGCAGTCGTTCGAGAAGAAGGTGAAGTGGGCGTGTGTGTCGTGGCGGTTGCTGTATTCGATACCTCGCGGCCAGACAACTCGGGCCCGGTGGCCACCCTGAGCGTCGCCGGTCCCATCGCACGCATGCGGGAGGAAACCCTGAGTGCTCATATCGAACATTTGAAGCGCTCGGCAATCAGGGTAGGCGAATGCTGGTCGCTCTGGTCTTCGGTCAGTGGTGATGATTCGCTACCTCTGCGGTAG
- a CDS encoding Gfo/Idh/MocA family protein — MKVVLLEVSHWHTPLYLDALERLPDVAVTAVSDATGSRGPALAQRFGARRYDHWKTLLDNEEADFAFAFGPHDELYAMGKALVARNIPFAMEKPCGLTQHEVLDLHQRAEAAGLFAAVPLVWRHSELLNRVKHAALQSGAKWRTQSFRFNAGPPGRYLTNSCAWMLDPKRSGGGCTINLAPHFVDLAQQMSGERICSVSAVMHRDPQLAAVEIASMMTLVTESGCICTIETGYNYPANTPEQREYSFSLSTDQFYVRSTPDGLRLIDAVGAASDLTMSLNSDVYYDNFVTDVLAPGRETAYTGAGLATMHHVMRIIEAAYESDRLGGIPITLQYP, encoded by the coding sequence TTGAAAGTCGTTCTTCTGGAAGTAAGCCACTGGCACACCCCGCTCTACCTTGATGCCCTTGAGCGTCTGCCCGATGTGGCCGTCACGGCGGTATCCGACGCCACAGGGTCGCGTGGTCCCGCCCTCGCCCAGCGCTTTGGAGCGCGACGCTACGATCACTGGAAAACCCTGCTCGATAACGAAGAGGCTGATTTTGCCTTCGCCTTTGGCCCGCACGACGAGTTGTATGCCATGGGCAAGGCATTGGTCGCGCGCAACATTCCGTTTGCGATGGAGAAGCCCTGCGGGCTTACCCAGCATGAAGTGCTGGACCTGCACCAACGCGCCGAAGCCGCCGGCCTGTTCGCGGCGGTGCCGTTGGTTTGGAGGCACAGTGAATTACTGAACCGCGTCAAGCATGCGGCGTTGCAGAGTGGTGCCAAATGGAGAACCCAGTCGTTTCGATTCAACGCCGGCCCGCCCGGACGCTACTTGACGAACAGTTGCGCCTGGATGCTTGACCCGAAACGTTCGGGTGGCGGATGTACGATCAACCTTGCCCCTCATTTCGTCGATCTGGCGCAGCAAATGTCCGGAGAGCGCATATGCAGCGTGTCCGCCGTCATGCATCGCGATCCGCAACTGGCCGCCGTAGAGATCGCCTCAATGATGACTCTGGTGACCGAGAGCGGCTGCATCTGCACCATCGAAACTGGCTACAATTACCCGGCTAACACGCCCGAGCAACGGGAGTACTCGTTTTCATTGTCAACCGATCAGTTCTACGTGCGCTCGACCCCGGATGGCTTGCGGCTGATCGACGCGGTTGGAGCGGCAAGTGACCTGACCATGAGCCTGAACTCTGACGTGTATTACGACAATTTCGTAACCGATGTCCTCGCCCCTGGCCGTGAGACAGCGTATACCGGTGCCGGACTTGCAACCATGCACCACGTCATGCGCATCATCGAGGCGGCCTATGAGTCAGACCGCCTCGGCGGCATTCCCATCACACTCCAGTACCCCTGA